Proteins from a genomic interval of Clostridium sp. M62/1:
- the feoB gene encoding ferrous iron transport protein B produces MRIAFAGNPNSGKTTMYNALTGRNERVGNWAGVTVERKESPIKKSYYDGTEEVIAVDLPGAYSMSPFTSEESITSGYVKNENPDAIINIVDATNLSRSLFFTTQLLELGVPVVVALNKSDIVNKKQTQIDEKLLSEKLGCPVIKTVSTSSGHEGLKEAVHAAAELKGKGQKAPYMQADIDLKDKTAVEAADRKRFEFVNNIVKQVEKRKVFTKDKNVQDKIDAVITHKLIGIPIFAAVIFLVFYISQTTLGTWIADWLVAWIETFQGWVGGMLENANPLLYALLVDGIIGGVGAVVGFLPLVMVMYFLIALLEDCGYMARATVVLDPIFKRVGLSGKSIIPMVIGTGCAIPGVMACRTIRNERERRTTAMLTPFMPCGAKIPVIALFAGAFFADAWWVSATMYLVGILLVLLGALLVKKITGQKYRKSFFIIELPEYKFPSLKRAFGSMLERGKAYIVKAGTIILVCNTVVQIMQSFNWQFQLVEEGAESTSILASIAHPFAILFIPLGFGVWQLAAAAVTGFIAKENVVGTLAVVYGVTNLIDTDELALVGSGSEVATVMGLTKAAALAYLMFNLYTPPCFAALGAMNSEMKSGKWLFGGICLQLATGYTVAFTVYQVGTLITTGSLGTAFVPGLIAVIVFALIIIWRIRKSDKEFAMEYSLHSVRS; encoded by the coding sequence ATGAGGATCGCTTTTGCAGGGAATCCCAACAGCGGGAAAACGACCATGTACAACGCGCTGACCGGCAGAAATGAACGCGTCGGAAACTGGGCGGGAGTTACGGTCGAAAGAAAAGAAAGTCCGATCAAAAAGAGCTATTATGACGGAACAGAAGAGGTGATTGCGGTAGATCTGCCGGGGGCTTATTCCATGTCGCCGTTTACTTCGGAAGAAAGTATTACCAGCGGATATGTCAAGAACGAAAATCCGGATGCGATCATCAACATCGTAGATGCTACGAATCTGAGCAGAAGCCTGTTTTTTACCACACAGCTTCTGGAACTTGGAGTGCCGGTAGTTGTTGCGCTGAACAAAAGCGATATTGTCAATAAGAAACAGACGCAGATTGATGAAAAACTTCTGTCGGAAAAACTGGGGTGTCCGGTTATAAAAACGGTGTCTACTTCTTCCGGCCATGAGGGACTCAAAGAAGCTGTCCATGCTGCGGCTGAGCTGAAAGGAAAAGGGCAGAAGGCACCTTATATGCAGGCGGATATTGACCTGAAGGACAAGACGGCAGTAGAAGCCGCTGACAGAAAGCGTTTTGAATTTGTAAACAATATTGTAAAACAGGTAGAGAAGCGAAAAGTTTTTACAAAGGACAAAAACGTACAGGACAAAATTGACGCTGTTATCACACATAAGCTTATCGGTATTCCGATCTTCGCAGCGGTTATTTTCCTTGTATTTTACATATCCCAGACGACTCTCGGCACCTGGATTGCAGACTGGCTGGTGGCATGGATCGAGACCTTCCAGGGCTGGGTAGGCGGAATGCTGGAGAATGCAAACCCGCTTCTGTATGCGCTTCTGGTAGACGGTATCATTGGCGGCGTAGGCGCGGTTGTCGGATTCCTTCCTCTTGTTATGGTTATGTATTTCCTGATTGCTTTGCTGGAAGACTGCGGCTATATGGCCAGGGCGACGGTAGTACTGGATCCGATTTTTAAGAGAGTCGGGCTTTCCGGTAAATCTATCATTCCCATGGTAATTGGCACAGGGTGTGCAATTCCGGGAGTTATGGCCTGCCGTACCATCCGCAATGAAAGAGAGCGCCGCACAACGGCGATGCTGACGCCGTTTATGCCGTGCGGAGCAAAAATTCCGGTAATTGCGTTATTTGCCGGCGCGTTCTTTGCAGATGCCTGGTGGGTTTCAGCGACTATGTATCTGGTAGGTATCCTGTTAGTGCTTCTTGGGGCCCTGCTTGTCAAAAAAATTACAGGACAAAAATATAGAAAATCATTCTTTATCATTGAGCTTCCGGAATACAAATTCCCGAGTTTAAAAAGAGCGTTCGGCTCTATGCTGGAACGAGGAAAAGCGTACATTGTAAAAGCAGGAACCATTATCCTGGTATGCAATACGGTGGTGCAGATTATGCAGAGTTTTAACTGGCAGTTCCAGCTTGTGGAAGAGGGGGCAGAGAGTACGTCCATCCTTGCGTCGATTGCCCATCCGTTTGCAATTCTGTTTATCCCGCTCGGATTTGGAGTGTGGCAGCTTGCAGCGGCGGCAGTGACAGGGTTCATTGCAAAAGAAAACGTAGTGGGAACTCTGGCGGTTGTGTATGGCGTTACAAACCTGATTGATACGGATGAACTGGCGCTGGTTGGAAGCGGCAGCGAAGTTGCGACGGTTATGGGACTTACAAAAGCGGCGGCTCTTGCCTATTTGATGTTTAACCTTTATACACCTCCCTGCTTTGCGGCGTTGGGAGCGATGAATTCAGAGATGAAGAGCGGAAAGTGGCTGTTTGGAGGAATTTGCCTTCAGTTAGCGACCGGCTATACGGTGGCGTTTACCGTATACCAGGTTGGCACCCTGATCACAACCGGCTCTCTTGGCACCGCATTTGTTCCGGGCCTTATTGCAGTTATTGTATT
- a CDS encoding FeoA family protein: protein MNLLEAKEGEEYIVKEIQTDDEELTAFLFSLGCYSGEPITVVSHLKGGCVVSIKDGRYNIDTDLAKAISI from the coding sequence ATGAATTTGCTGGAAGCAAAGGAAGGGGAAGAATATATTGTAAAAGAAATTCAGACGGATGATGAAGAACTGACTGCTTTCCTGTTTTCCCTGGGCTGTTACAGCGGTGAGCCGATTACAGTAGTTTCCCACCTAAAGGGCGGCTGCGTAGTTTCCATTAAAGATGGACGTTATAATATAGATACTGATCTAGCGAAAGCTATTTCAATATAA
- a CDS encoding metal-dependent transcriptional regulator: MYINPSRENYLETILLLSKKRPVVRSVDIAAELNFKKSSVSVAMKKLRESGHITVSPEGYVYLTESGKEIAAQIYERHILLSSWLERLGVSPEIAAEDACKMEHIISLESFEALKKHLT; the protein is encoded by the coding sequence ATGTATATAAATCCTTCCCGTGAAAACTATCTGGAAACCATTCTGTTGTTAAGTAAAAAACGCCCTGTTGTGCGGTCTGTGGATATTGCTGCAGAATTGAATTTTAAAAAATCCAGCGTCAGCGTGGCTATGAAAAAGCTGCGTGAAAGCGGACATATCACGGTATCTCCCGAAGGTTATGTCTATTTAACAGAATCCGGAAAGGAAATCGCCGCTCAGATTTATGAACGCCATATTCTCCTCTCTTCCTGGCTTGAGCGTCTGGGAGTGAGTCCGGAAATTGCAGCTGAGGACGCCTGCAAAATGGAGCACATTATCAGTCTGGAAAGTTTTGAAGCTCTCAAAAAACACCTCACATAA
- a CDS encoding GGGtGRT protein, whose protein sequence is MALFESYERRIDKINSVLNSYGIASIEEAEKITKDAGLDVYNQVKGIQPICFENACWAYITGAAIAIKKGCRKASDAAAAIGEGLQAFCIPGSVADQRKVGLGHGNLGKMLLEEDTDCFCFLAGHESFAAAEGAIGIAEKANKVRQKPLRVILNGLGKDAAQIIARINGFTYVETQYDYYTGELKEVFRKAYSDGPRAKVNCYGANDVREGVAIMWKENVDVSITGNSTNPTRFQHPVAGTYKKERVEAGKKYFSVASGGGTGRTLHPDNMAAGPASYGMTDTLGRMHSDAQFAGSSSVPAHVEMMGLIGAGNNPMVGMTVAVAVAIEEAAKAGKF, encoded by the coding sequence ATGGCATTATTTGAATCATATGAGAGAAGAATTGATAAGATCAATTCCGTATTAAACAGCTATGGAATTGCTTCTATCGAGGAAGCTGAGAAAATTACAAAGGACGCCGGCCTGGATGTTTACAACCAGGTAAAGGGCATCCAGCCAATCTGCTTTGAAAACGCATGCTGGGCTTATATCACAGGCGCGGCTATCGCTATCAAGAAGGGCTGCCGCAAGGCATCTGACGCTGCTGCAGCTATCGGCGAGGGACTTCAGGCATTCTGCATCCCGGGCTCCGTTGCAGACCAGAGAAAGGTTGGCTTAGGACACGGAAACCTTGGAAAGATGCTTCTCGAGGAAGATACAGACTGCTTCTGCTTCCTGGCAGGACACGAGTCCTTTGCAGCTGCTGAGGGCGCTATCGGTATCGCAGAGAAGGCAAACAAGGTTCGCCAGAAACCGCTTCGCGTTATCTTAAACGGTTTAGGAAAGGACGCTGCACAGATCATCGCCAGAATCAACGGCTTCACATACGTTGAGACACAGTACGACTACTACACAGGCGAGTTAAAGGAAGTATTCAGAAAGGCATACTCCGACGGACCTCGTGCAAAGGTAAACTGCTACGGCGCCAACGATGTGCGCGAGGGCGTTGCCATCATGTGGAAGGAGAACGTAGACGTTTCCATCACAGGAAACTCCACCAACCCGACACGCTTCCAGCATCCGGTAGCAGGAACATACAAGAAGGAGAGAGTAGAGGCAGGAAAGAAATACTTCTCCGTAGCTTCCGGCGGCGGCACAGGACGTACTCTGCACCCGGACAACATGGCAGCAGGCCCGGCTTCCTACGGTATGACAGATACTTTAGGACGTATGCACTCTGACGCACAGTTCGCTGGATCCTCCTCCGTACCGGCCCATGTAGAGATGATGGGACTGATCGGCGCAGGAAACAACCCGATGGTTGGTATGACAGTTGCTGTAGCGGTAGCCATTGAGGAAGCCGCTAAGGCTGGGAAGTTCTAA
- a CDS encoding iron-sulfur cluster assembly scaffold protein yields MIYSHEVEKMCPVAQGVCHGAAPIPEEAKWVQAKEIKDISGLTHGVGWCAPQQGACKLTLNVKDGVIQEALVETLGCSGMTHSAAMAAEILPGRTILEALNTDLVCDAINTAMRELFLQIVYGRTQSAFSEEGLPIGAGLEDLGKGLRSQVGTMYGTLKKGPRYLEMAEGYVTGIALDAEDQIIGYQYVNLGKMTDFIKKGDDPTTAYEKAKGQYGRVADAVKIIDPREE; encoded by the coding sequence ATGATTTATTCACATGAAGTAGAAAAAATGTGCCCAGTTGCACAGGGTGTCTGTCATGGAGCAGCTCCGATTCCAGAGGAGGCAAAGTGGGTTCAGGCTAAGGAAATCAAGGATATTTCCGGTTTAACACACGGTGTAGGCTGGTGTGCTCCGCAGCAGGGTGCCTGCAAGCTGACTCTGAATGTAAAGGATGGCGTGATCCAGGAGGCTCTTGTAGAGACACTGGGATGCTCCGGTATGACACACTCCGCAGCTATGGCGGCAGAGATTCTTCCGGGAAGAACCATTCTTGAGGCTCTGAATACAGACCTTGTCTGCGACGCGATCAACACAGCCATGAGAGAGCTATTCTTACAGATCGTTTACGGAAGAACACAGAGCGCCTTCTCTGAGGAGGGACTTCCGATTGGAGCAGGACTTGAGGATTTAGGAAAGGGGCTCCGTTCTCAGGTCGGCACCATGTATGGTACATTGAAAAAGGGTCCGCGTTACCTTGAGATGGCAGAAGGATATGTAACAGGCATTGCTTTGGATGCTGAGGATCAGATTATCGGATATCAGTATGTAAACCTTGGAAAGATGACAGATTTCATCAAGAAGGGCGACGATCCGACAACTGCTTACGAGAAGGCTAAGGGACAGTACGGCCGCGTGGCTGACGCTGTCAAGATCATCGATCCGAGAGAGGAATAA
- a CDS encoding ketopantoate reductase family protein — MRYLIIGAGGTGGFMAANMAEAGLDVAVIARGEHLQRIRAQGLGLETPERGEYTVWVKACSMEEYLGTDRGDGGAKVFDGQAPDVIFVCVKGYSLKEAVSFIRQAAGEKTIVIPVLNIYGTGGRIQEKLPEILVTDGCIYISANISSPGHLKRHGDVFRVVFGLRRGQKAEESQRERLGAVEADLRKAGIEGILSENIERDALLKFSYVSPQAGCGLYCHAEAGAIQKDDGMRGFFIQLVREVDAVAKAMGIDFGEDIVRRNLAILDALKPTASTSMQRDLEKGDQSEIDGLIYEVVRLGEKYGVDVPGYRKISEKYQGIYR; from the coding sequence ATGAGATACCTGATTATAGGCGCCGGCGGAACCGGAGGATTCATGGCCGCCAATATGGCGGAGGCGGGACTGGATGTGGCGGTAATTGCAAGAGGAGAGCATTTGCAGAGGATACGGGCTCAGGGACTCGGGCTGGAAACGCCGGAGCGCGGAGAATACACCGTTTGGGTAAAAGCCTGCTCAATGGAAGAATATCTGGGCACAGACAGAGGAGACGGCGGCGCGAAGGTATTTGACGGCCAGGCCCCGGATGTAATTTTCGTCTGCGTCAAGGGCTACTCGCTTAAGGAGGCCGTCAGCTTTATCAGGCAGGCTGCGGGAGAAAAAACCATTGTAATTCCCGTTCTCAATATCTACGGGACAGGCGGGAGGATCCAGGAGAAGCTGCCTGAAATTCTGGTGACAGACGGCTGCATCTACATCTCTGCCAACATATCCTCCCCCGGACATCTGAAGCGCCATGGAGACGTGTTCCGCGTTGTATTCGGCCTGCGAAGGGGACAGAAGGCAGAGGAAAGCCAGAGGGAGCGTCTTGGCGCTGTGGAGGCAGATCTGAGAAAGGCCGGAATCGAGGGGATTCTGTCTGAAAATATAGAGAGAGATGCGCTGCTCAAGTTTTCCTATGTGTCTCCTCAGGCAGGCTGCGGCCTTTACTGTCACGCAGAGGCCGGGGCGATCCAGAAGGATGACGGAATGCGAGGCTTCTTTATTCAGCTTGTCCGGGAGGTGGATGCTGTGGCCAAAGCCATGGGAATTGACTTCGGCGAGGATATTGTCAGGAGAAATCTGGCAATTCTGGATGCCTTAAAGCCTACCGCCTCCACCTCCATGCAGAGAGACCTGGAAAAGGGGGACCAGTCAGAAATCGACGGCCTGATTTATGAGGTGGTGCGTCTGGGAGAAAAGTATGGAGTGGATGTGCCCGGATACAGAAAAATCAGTGAAAAATACCAGGGAATTTACAGGTAG
- a CDS encoding MATE family efflux transporter translates to MKKQVDLLNGKIISALTELAIPIMGTAAVQMAYNLTDMAWIGRVGATAVASVGAAGMYTWLSTGVVMLAKMGGQVKVAHSLGEGRKERAAQYGRGALQLAVILAVIYGIVMNVFAYPLIGFFGLEDPKIIGDAVIYLRIAGGLIIFTFLNQTLTNLFTAIGSSRVPFAANCIGMLSNIVLDPMLIFGIGFFPEMGVAGAAAATVASQAVVTAVMLWHVRKDTILFNRIQFWKKTPLPYFIIMVKIGFPAAVQETIYCGISMILTRFVTGWGDTAVAVQRVGGQIESLSWMAAEGFGMAINAFVGQNYGARQFGRMRKGYFIAAGMMAVWGSIITALMILFSTPIFGLFIHEADVLPYGADYLKIMGVGQIFMCVELMTVGALAGMGKTLYSSIISITLTSARIPLAMLFGSTFLGLDGIWWALTVSSILKGITFFLVCCIVLKRIVKRAGQEGEGEKA, encoded by the coding sequence ATGGGAACAGCGGCAGTTCAGATGGCCTATAATCTGACGGATATGGCATGGATTGGCCGTGTGGGAGCTACGGCGGTGGCCTCGGTGGGAGCGGCCGGAATGTATACCTGGCTTTCCACAGGAGTGGTTATGCTGGCCAAGATGGGAGGCCAGGTGAAGGTCGCCCACTCGCTGGGAGAAGGCAGGAAGGAGCGGGCGGCCCAGTACGGCAGGGGAGCGCTTCAGCTGGCAGTGATCCTGGCGGTAATCTACGGGATTGTGATGAATGTGTTTGCCTATCCGCTGATCGGCTTCTTCGGCCTGGAGGATCCGAAGATTATCGGGGATGCAGTTATCTATCTCAGGATCGCAGGTGGGCTGATTATCTTTACCTTCCTGAACCAGACGCTGACGAACCTGTTCACGGCCATCGGAAGCAGCCGCGTTCCGTTTGCAGCCAACTGTATCGGAATGCTCAGCAATATTGTGCTGGATCCCATGCTGATTTTTGGAATCGGATTTTTCCCTGAAATGGGAGTGGCGGGAGCGGCGGCAGCCACGGTGGCTTCCCAGGCAGTGGTGACGGCTGTGATGCTGTGGCACGTAAGAAAGGACACGATCCTCTTCAACCGGATACAGTTTTGGAAGAAAACGCCTCTTCCCTATTTTATCATTATGGTAAAGATTGGCTTTCCCGCCGCTGTGCAGGAAACTATCTACTGCGGAATCTCCATGATCCTCACCAGATTTGTGACAGGATGGGGAGATACGGCTGTGGCGGTGCAGAGAGTAGGAGGCCAGATTGAGTCTCTTTCCTGGATGGCGGCAGAGGGATTTGGAATGGCTATCAACGCCTTTGTGGGGCAGAACTACGGAGCAAGGCAGTTTGGCCGTATGAGAAAGGGATATTTTATTGCAGCCGGGATGATGGCAGTGTGGGGAAGCATCATTACTGCCCTGATGATCCTGTTCAGCACGCCGATCTTCGGCCTGTTTATCCATGAGGCAGATGTGCTTCCCTACGGGGCGGACTATCTGAAAATTATGGGAGTGGGACAGATTTTCATGTGCGTGGAGCTGATGACTGTGGGAGCTCTGGCCGGAATGGGAAAGACGCTTTACAGCTCCATCATAAGTATCACCCTGACCAGCGCCAGGATTCCCCTTGCCATGCTGTTTGGCTCAACGTTTCTGGGACTGGATGGAATCTGGTGGGCGCTGACGGTGTCCAGCATCCTGAAGGGAATCACCTTCTTCCTGGTGTGCTGCATCGTGCTGAAACGAATAGTGAAGAGAGCAGGACAGGAAGGGGAAGGAGAGAAGGCGTAA